The window aaaaaaaaaaaaattaaagagtaAATTATAACGATAGTCTTTGTCGTTTACATAAAATTTCGTAAATTGACGTTATCTCTGCAAATTACACTTATCGGTTCTGATTGATTTAGCAGTTCAAGGCTGTCGTTTTTTCGATTTTCATTAAATAAAACCAATTGTCCTTAGACCACTCCCAATGGGCTCCGCCCTCACACCCGCCCTCGGCCGCCCTCATTTCTCTTTCTTTCTTCCGTGCTGGTGTTTTTCATCGGCATAACATTTCGAGGACGTATTTTTTTCTCTCTCCCCTATATTTGTGCTTTATTTACTTGTACCACTACTATTAACAACTtgtacattaattaattaattaattttgtgggTATGTGATGGGGAGGAAGTATGTAGTGGTGTGTGATGGGGGAGGAagtgaaaaataaatggagagagaaagctgatgtggcgctgatgtggcggtGTGTCCTGAGGAGGAAGtacgtcatggttgggagtggtcttatCTTTTAAAATTTACACTAGTCCTTGACTTATTTAAAAGTTTACGTTGACAATCCCTAACTTACTTAAAATGTGAGTCAATAGGAGGGACAATCAATGCACACTTTATCGTACCTCATGGTGCATCAACATACCTTGAAAACAATCTATGTAATTTTCAAAAAATAAGGACGGCTGATGTAGTTTTATGAAAACCACATACACTATCATTTTGATTTTCAAAAAGTAAGAACAATATGTAAAACGCAAGAACTATTACCTCGTTAACCATATCCATGAGACATTCGCCTAAAAGATCGATGACTTCAACAAGCGGATACTTCTTGACTCCGAAACACGGGAGTAGAATGGCCATTAAACCTCCGGGTACAACCTCTTTAGCTCGTGCATTCAAGAACGCTTCAATATCTCTAGCGAATTGCTTTGCATAAGCTTCAACTACTTCCATACATGAATTTGTATAAAATATCTTCCCTTTGTTGTACGCTGGCGATTTCCTATCAATCAGTTCATCAGGAATCTTAGATAGCCAATGAAGAGCGTACGACGAGTGTACAAAATGAAGTGTGTTCTCTGGAAACAATCGGCTATGAATAGAACCAGGGACCCCGGCGGCAAAGTATTCGCGGTTTAAGGGTAAAGACTTGAAAAGTGTGTCGTAACGATTCCTTACGTGGTCATTGAAAAAAACTTGAAATTGAACCTTGTCTTGTTTGCTTTTAGGAATGTTTTGTTTCATAGACTCTACTATGCTTTTAACGGCTACAAATCCAACCGAATTCCCTAGGTCCGCAATGTTGAtcgtgtttgaagttgaaagaaaccAATTCACGTCTAGTTTATCCTTGATCCCATCGCTTATCAAGGACATAACCGTATGCCCACCTACACGCTGCAAACAAAAACGATGAAAATCAGCTCAAGTACTTGATCGCAAAATTAAGACATAATGCTTGTGATACTTGAACTCTTTGATTGATAAATTATCTAGATATCGTTAGGCCAAAGATATGTTGCTATTAAAACGTTACAAACATGACCTTTGTTCGATTCAATTTAGAATTAGAATGTTACTTACTTGATTTAATGTA of the Rutidosis leptorrhynchoides isolate AG116_Rl617_1_P2 chromosome 5, CSIRO_AGI_Rlap_v1, whole genome shotgun sequence genome contains:
- the LOC139850452 gene encoding loganic acid O-methyltransferase-like isoform X1, which codes for MDDKINVPTNDSDSTLNQRVGGHTVMSLISDGIKDKLDVNWFLSTSNTINIADLGNSVGFVAVKSIVESMKQNIPKSKQDKVQFQVFFNDHVRNRYDTLFKSLPLNREYFAAGVPGSIHSRLFPENTLHFVHSSYALHWLSKIPDELIDRKSPAYNKGKIFYTNSCMEVVEAYAKQFARDIEAFLNARAKEVVPGGLMAILLPCFGVKKYPLVEVIDLLGECLMDMVNEGLINEDLFDSFNFPRYNATQKEINDIINKHNHFTIEKIQHMDAPSFKCMSPNIHMFMLFLKSSWEGLIAQHFGSEIVDEVFVVLRKKVVTSSALSKANMNTVSECFVLLQRKTT
- the LOC139850452 gene encoding loganic acid O-methyltransferase-like isoform X2, with the translated sequence MSLISDGIKDKLDVNWFLSTSNTINIADLGNSVGFVAVKSIVESMKQNIPKSKQDKVQFQVFFNDHVRNRYDTLFKSLPLNREYFAAGVPGSIHSRLFPENTLHFVHSSYALHWLSKIPDELIDRKSPAYNKGKIFYTNSCMEVVEAYAKQFARDIEAFLNARAKEVVPGGLMAILLPCFGVKKYPLVEVIDLLGECLMDMVNEGLINEDLFDSFNFPRYNATQKEINDIINKHNHFTIEKIQHMDAPSFKCMSPNIHMFMLFLKSSWEGLIAQHFGSEIVDEVFVVLRKKVVTSSALSKANMNTVSECFVLLQRKTT